Part of the Natrinema caseinilyticum genome is shown below.
CTGTCCAAAACGGCATCGACAGTCCGGGGTCATCCCGTGTGTTGGTCAGCATCTCACCTGAGCGGTCGATCATCCTCGATGACGGTGCTGGTGTCGATCTCGAGTCGACCGAAGGGCGACGCAACCTCTCAGTGCTGGGTGCAGGAAGCAAGCAACGAGCAGACGACGAGACAATCGGCGAGTGGGGCATCGGCAAGGGTGCGATCATCGCGAAGGGTGCCGTTCGTATCTGGAGTCACGACATCGCACTGTGCTTTGACTACCGAGATCGACGCGATTCGGGACCGTGGGCAGACGTCAGCGGGCGCGATGGCCAACTCGTTGACGCTGAGCATCATCTCGAGGGAGTGCTCGTCGAGATCGATCACTACGAAGACGAAGTGCCGGACCCGGACAGCTACCGGTGGCGGCGCTACGTTCGTTATCTTCGCAAGCGCTTCGCGTACGTACAATCCCAGACAGGCGTTTCGATCGTGATCAACGGCGAACCGGTCGACAAGGGCGATCCACTCGAAGTAGTGGCTGACTCGCCACATCCGTCGCTCACACGCGAAACTGAGGATGCGATCCTCGCACTCGAATACACACCTCACGAGGGACTCGACATCTACAGCAATGGGCTGTACGTGACGACAAAGCGCGAGTACGGACTCGGTGGGGTGGTCGTCTCGAAGGGCAACTTGACGCTGAACTTTGCCCGCAACGATATCCAGTCGGGCTGTGATCGGTGGCAACGGATCGACAGCGCACTTGAGCAGGCACGTGACGATCTATATGCTGAGGTCTCGGACGATCGGCTGACTGCCGAGAGTCGGGAAGTGATGATCGAAGCGATGGCATCCGAGTCATCGGACGAGCAGTGGGCAGATCGCAAGCTGTTCCAGCTAGCAACGGAGTCCCGTATCAGTCTCGAGGAGATCCAGGCGGCCCCGAAAATTGGGTGGGTCGACGGTGCGGAAAAAGGAGCGGACAAACTCGTCGAACGGGGCTATGTCGTCCTCGATACGAGCGATACAGCGACCCAACGACTTCGCGATCTCGCCACCGATGAGGACACGTCGATAGCGGTGCCGGAGACGTTCGATGTTGGCGAGCAAGCAAAGTCAGAAGGTGTCTGGACGGGCTACCATCGCATCGAGGACGAATCGCAACTGAACGCTGATCAGCGACGGTATCTCCGCTTTGCTCGAGTACTCGCACGAGAGCTTGGGATTGAGCGAGATGTGTACTACGGAGAGGCAAGTGCCGATGCCTGGACTGACGGCAGGACGTACATCGTGATCACTGA
Proteins encoded:
- a CDS encoding ATP-binding protein, producing MTDHLTLSEFATSESTDSRPASQPSTDETVTMTADERVATYLIEDQMADLTDAIREAVQNGIDSPGSSRVLVSISPERSIILDDGAGVDLESTEGRRNLSVLGAGSKQRADDETIGEWGIGKGAIIAKGAVRIWSHDIALCFDYRDRRDSGPWADVSGRDGQLVDAEHHLEGVLVEIDHYEDEVPDPDSYRWRRYVRYLRKRFAYVQSQTGVSIVINGEPVDKGDPLEVVADSPHPSLTRETEDAILALEYTPHEGLDIYSNGLYVTTKREYGLGGVVVSKGNLTLNFARNDIQSGCDRWQRIDSALEQARDDLYAEVSDDRLTAESREVMIEAMASESSDEQWADRKLFQLATESRISLEEIQAAPKIGWVDGAEKGADKLVERGYVVLDTSDTATQRLRDLATDEDTSIAVPETFDVGEQAKSEGVWTGYHRIEDESQLNADQRRYLRFARVLARELGIERDVYYGEASADAWTDGRTYIVITDSAVTSRQRAVWMHDLYLVVLHEAAHETSSRDRPSHGHHFESSYRSLVEEPGNRRSFAKLVQQIVDEGFESVFEEYGMGV